The genomic stretch CCTCGTAGGATTTAGTCAGGAGAATATTCGATGACTTAATGTTGCCATGTGAAGTGGATGGGCCTTGCGAATGGAGGTACGAGATCCCCCGGGCTGCATTTAGGGCAATCGAGGCTCGTGTTTCCCAGTTTAGCGGTGTCCTACCTGCGCCTTTATTACCTGTGAGAGTAAAAACGGCGAAATCAAGAGAATCCAGTTAGGTGGATAAAGATACTCCCCCAACAAACCAACCGCAAAATACAGAACTCACGAGCAACGCCAGATCAAAAACAGAAAATagcaaacaaataaaccacCCTTCACCAAATGGAACCGAGCTTATAAAAGAACCCAAAATTCTGCATTTAATATATATCGAAGATCATGGAATAGCAGGTATATATCTCTTTATTTGCAGAAATCCTACGATCACAGAAAAAACCCTTAGAAAACATTGTCAGGTGGCAGCAAGTTTAAGCAGTTATCTTAACTTCAACAAAGAACTATAACATGCAGCCTCGTCTATCTGATCAAAcataagacaacacactctccCGAAATCCatagatacatacatactcTGTGTACATATactaacagaaaaaaaaaactacaatttaGTTGCACGAGTCGATGGTAATCTCCCCAATCATTACTCTACTGCTAAAGTGCTAAACAAAGCCATTTGAGTTGTATAACTGCATCTAATTGCGGGATTTTAGCAAAACCACTCAACTACAACCATATAAACCGAAAGACACAACCTTTGCAGAAAACATTGTAGTTTAGGAGCAAACTCGTGAGTTTGACACCGAAACATTGCAAAATCACTCAACTACAACCATATCAACCGAAAGATATAACCTTTGTAGAACATTGGAGTTTAGGAGCAACCTAAACATTGATCCTCGTTTAGTACTAATGAGTCTATTGTGTTAACAACCGAAACAAGATAGCAGCTTTGATTAAATCTAACCAAAAGTTCAACACAGGCAACATATCACATAAATTATCATTGCAAGAGCAAATGCAGAACAAAAACgataaaaaaagttatatagtGCAGCAGATTGGGATAAAAACGAAGCGAGTTCTCACCGTGTAAGAGTGCAGATAAGCTTCCCATTGCGATGTAATCGTAAACGAGAAGCTTTTCGTCTCGGCTATAGTAATAGGCTCTGAGAGGGACAAGATTTTCATTGTTCATCTTCCCCACTTCTTCAATCTTCTCTTTGAACTCATTTTCAGGCACACTCACATCCCTCAGCCTCTTCACCACCATTGTTAACCCCATTTCAAGAACAGCTTTGTATGCAGTTCCGAAAGTGCCCTTCCCCAGCACTTCAGCTGAGGCCTTCAACAGATCATCCAAGTCAAAGCTCCGGGGTGTTTTGGTAAAAAACACCAAGTGCTTCCCGTTGCCGCCGGCAATGGCGTCCGCCTTTCCTTTCTCCTTCTCTCTCGCCCCCAACGCCGCCAGTCCGCCGCCCAGGGTTCCGGCGGGCTTTTCCTGTGGAATCTCGATCTCCGACTGCTTATTTGCGGCCGCCGCCGATCTGGGCTCATTTTCGGCCCTCTTTCGACACAGAAAGAATAGAAGGAGAAGAATCAATAGAAATCCGACGACGCAGCCAATTACAATTCCGGCGATAGCGCCGCCGGAGAGTTTTTTCTTACTCTTAGACTGCCCGCCGCCGCCGCAAAGATCCAGCGGCGGCCCGCAGAGTGAATTGCCCTGAAATTCACTCTTGTCCCGACCCGATAACTCCGCCGGAATCGGGCCGGAAAATTGGTTATCGGAAGCATTGAACTGGATCAAACCGGGTAAATGGAGCTCCGGAATCGACCCGGAAAACTGATTCTCCTGCAAGTAGAGAGTGGCCAAACGGGTTAAGTTGTTAATTGACGCCGGCAGGGAACCGGAGAAGTTATTATGAGCGAGATTTAGGCGAATGAGGTTCGGTAACGAGAAAACGGCGCCGGGAATTGGACCGGAGAAGAAATTGTGCTGAAGATAAACGTTCCGGAGGTCGCGTAGCGACGAAAAAAGGTCCGGCGGGAGCGGACCGGAGAGAGCATTGTACCGGAGACTAAGCGTCTGAAGGCCGGTGAGATTTCCGATACTCCCCGGCGGGATTTTCCCGGAGAGACCCATTCCGGGGAGGTGAAGCTCCGCCACGAATTTCCTGTCGGAGGAGCACTGAACCCCCGGCCAAGAACACGCATTCGGCTCCGACAAGTTCCAGAGCAGAGCGCGGCCGCCCACGGCGGATCGGAGCGCCAATAGCGCGGCGCGGTCGCCGGCGAGGTCAGCAGTCGAGAAAAAGATGGAAATGGAAATTATGGCGGCGGCGAAGCAGAAGACGAATTGAAACCTCATTTTCATCGAATAAAACGTCGGAAAACTCGAAAAAATCAAATCTTACGTTTTGTCGATTTTCTAGTGTGGCTTATTTAGTAGGACTAGAAAGGAGTGGACTTCATGTTCTTGCTTTCTCCTTTGCTATCACTGTCAGATTCTTGAATTTAGACGCAGAAACAGCAGATTTGAGGCAACAAAAAATATTTCTCAAATCCAAATCACCATTCCCAGGTGGGTCATGCCTTCAATTAATAAGTTTTAACTCCAAACTTGAAATCGCCCACCCatatcaaaaatttcaaaatgtttctcAATTAGCCTATGAATTTATTTGAGATTGATTTAGTAGTTGAGAGTTGAGAATGCGGAATATATCTCAATTGACCtatgaatttattttagatTGAAAGGTCATGTCCATTACTCTAAAGACGGTAAAACGTGTTTCAACTAGCTTATgaacttattattttaaagtttatttacTGATTGAAACTGCGATATATGTCTGAATTAGCCTATGAAATTATTTTAGGTTGGAGGATTATGCACCATTAGCCCCGGAGACTATTGACTGTGTTTTAACTGTTCtataaacttattttaagtTTGATCTACCAGTTGGGATTGTGAGATGTGTTTCAATTGATTCATATGTGCCTCGGCTATAGGTGTATTAATGAtaatcaaaattgttattttaatcGCAATTCATCTAAATTGCATTCGAAAAGAATTGACTTGATCGCTTGTTCAATCGAATTCGATTCGGTTACGATGTGACATCTTTCCGAAGGGGTTTCTAAAAGtggtgtttgtgcattcaagaCTTGTAGTTGTGGCGCATTGAATGGTTGCAGATTGAGAAACTAACACAGGCTGGAGATGTTGCATTATTTAATCCACAGCTGTAGACATGTCTGACTCAATCACTAATAGTGACCCTTAAACCatcccaaattaaaaatttgaatacaAGTATTGTTTCATGGGATAATTGCCATTTTTAATATACAGGCATTTCAGTACAATGTGAAGAGGAGTGAAGTATTTGACAATTGTCCTGAAAGTTACAGTCGAGTAAATGGAGCATGAGACTTGTAATTAAAAGTCACAATTTTAGTCGAGCATGTTATACATTTTGTgcgatttattttttttataagtgtgCGATTTAATTAGATATGGAAGGAAATGCGATTTCATTTCAGTATTGAATAACATGCCACATCAAGTCATCAACCTCGCGTACTcctttttcaaaagaaaaagtgGGGGCCGGAGGGCAATCaagtcaaaaaataataatcagcTGAATGTTTATTGTGAttgacatatttttaaattttttagttttttttttttcaatatcaTATGTTAAGTTCTTTAATAATTATTCCCAAATAAAAaccaaaatttgaaaatcttgTTCAAACCATTTTTGCTTTTAACAACTTTTGTCAGTGGGCCACAAGGACTGGAAGAAGAATACATTGGAATGGGTTCAGTGGTTCACCAACCATGACTGTGAAAGTGAAACCAAGCTCAACAAGGTTACAGAACTACCCTTCTGGAAAATACAGGATAATTTGTCTTCAGTCAAACCCTAAACCTAATTTTTGTCTGTATATCAAAGCAATCTTTGATGCAAAATCAAATTTCTTGGCATTTTCATATAATCATAGGTTACACAGAGATTACAGATTCTTGTTTGCAGTAATCAAAACATGTTTTTAAGCTGCCCGAAAGAAGTGGTTGAGTGGATAGAGCATAATTCTCATATCAGAAAGTCACCCTCTCGGTCAAGCCGACCACACAGAATCTAGTGCAATAATGCAATTAAACTTCACATGGGGAAGTAAACCGCACTAGATTCAATAATGCAATAATGCAATTAAGCAGCTGTTCTTTCTCATTACAACATTAAAGTTTAAACTCTACAAGACATCAACTTTAGCAATTAT from Ipomoea triloba cultivar NCNSP0323 chromosome 12, ASM357664v1 encodes the following:
- the LOC115998854 gene encoding probable inactive receptor kinase At1g48480; the encoded protein is MKMRFQFVFCFAAAIISISIFFSTADLAGDRAALLALRSAVGGRALLWNLSEPNACSWPGVQCSSDRKFVAELHLPGMGLSGKIPPGSIGNLTGLQTLSLRYNALSGPLPPDLFSSLRDLRNVYLQHNFFSGPIPGAVFSLPNLIRLNLAHNNFSGSLPASINNLTRLATLYLQENQFSGSIPELHLPGLIQFNASDNQFSGPIPAELSGRDKSEFQGNSLCGPPLDLCGGGGQSKSKKKLSGGAIAGIVIGCVVGFLLILLLLFFLCRKRAENEPRSAAAANKQSEIEIPQEKPAGTLGGGLAALGAREKEKGKADAIAGGNGKHLVFFTKTPRSFDLDDLLKASAEVLGKGTFGTAYKAVLEMGLTMVVKRLRDVSVPENEFKEKIEEVGKMNNENLVPLRAYYYSRDEKLLVYDYIAMGSLSALLHGNKGAGRTPLNWETRASIALNAARGISYLHSQGPSTSHGNIKSSNILLTKSYEGRVSDFGLAQLIGPSSTPNRVDGYRAPEVTEPRKVSQKADVYSFGVLLLELLTGKAPTHSLTNEEGIDLPRWVQSIVREEWSAEVFDLELLRYQNVEEDMVQLLQLAVDCTAQYPDQRPSMAEVTSQIEDLCRSSFQDSHGDIIDDIEQPNA